GTGTTGTGACAACGGTGAGAGACGGGGCGGATGAGGCGGCTTGTGGCACCCATCAAGCCTACCTTCGGCACGAACTAGACTTGATGGGTGGCTACCGCTGATCTGAACAAGCAACCCGCCGAGGTCTCGGCGATGTTCGACGAGGTTGCCCCCCGCTACGACCTCACCAACGACGTCCTGTCGATGGGCGCCGCGCCGCTGTGGCGGCTGGCCGTGACCCGGGCGATCGACCCGAAGCCGGGGGAGCGCATCCTCGATGTCGCCGCCGGCACGGGCACCAGCTCTGCGGCGCTCGCCAAGTCGGGAGCCGCCGTCGTTGCGGCAGATTTCTCGCAGGGCATGATCGAGGTCGGCCGGCGCAGGCATCCGGAGATCGAATTCGTGCAGGCGGATGCGACGGCTCTGCCGTTCGGTGACGCCGAGTTCGATGCGGCCACCATCTCGTTCGGGTTGCGCAACGTCGAGCGGCCCCGCGAGGCGCTCGCCGAGATGCTGCGCGTGCTCAAGCCGGGCGGTCGCCTGCTCGTGTGCGAGTTCTCGACCCCGCCGAGCTCGCTGATGCGCTTCGGCTATGGCGCCTACATGAAGTACGCGATGCCGCTCGTGGTGGGCGCATCCAGTTCGAACCCGCAGGCGTACCGCTACCTTGCGGAGTCGATCGCCGACTGGCCAGACCAGCCGACGTTGAGCCAGTGGATTCGCGGGGCCGGCTTCACCAGGGTCGGCTACCGAAATCTCACCGGTGGCGTCGTGGCCCTGCATCGTGGCCGCAGACCGGTGAGCGGCTGAGGCTGCCCAGCGTTTCGAGCCACCGCCTCGAAGCCCATCTTCTAACCCCAGGATTAGGTTGACTGAGTGAACGCGAGAGAGTCCCGAGCCCGTCGTCGGGCCACCCTTGCCTCGTCCCTCGGGCTCGGCGAGGCCGTGTTCTCGACGACCGAGGAGCGCCGCGTGGTGAAGGCTGTCGAGGATGGCCTGGAGCGGGTCGAGGCGGCGCTGCTGCGCGACATGGCCTTCGCCGATGAACTGGCGGATGTCACGAGCCGGTATCTTCTCGAGGCCGGCGGCAAGCGCGTGCGTCCGACACTCACGCTGCTGACTGCGCAGCTCGGCGACGGCGTCGACGACCGTGTGGTGGCTGCGGCGGAGGCGCTCGAGATCACGCATCTCGCCTCGCTGTACCACGACGATGTCATGGACGAGGCGCACATGCGCCGCGGCGTCCCGAGCGCGCAGACGGTGTGGGGCAACTCTGTGGCCATCCTCACCGGTGACCTGCTGTTCGCCCGCGCCAGCAAACTGATCGCCACCCTCGGCGAGGACGCCATCCGGATGCAGGCCGACACCTTCGAGCGGCTCTGCCTCGGCCAGCTGCACGAGACGATCGGCCCGCAGAAGGGTGAGGACCCGATCGAGCACTACATCCAGGTGCTCGCCGACAAGACAGGTTCGCTCATCGCCGCGGCCGCCCGCAT
This Homoserinimonas aerilata DNA region includes the following protein-coding sequences:
- a CDS encoding class I SAM-dependent methyltransferase, whose amino-acid sequence is MATADLNKQPAEVSAMFDEVAPRYDLTNDVLSMGAAPLWRLAVTRAIDPKPGERILDVAAGTGTSSAALAKSGAAVVAADFSQGMIEVGRRRHPEIEFVQADATALPFGDAEFDAATISFGLRNVERPREALAEMLRVLKPGGRLLVCEFSTPPSSLMRFGYGAYMKYAMPLVVGASSSNPQAYRYLAESIADWPDQPTLSQWIRGAGFTRVGYRNLTGGVVALHRGRRPVSG
- a CDS encoding polyprenyl synthetase family protein; this encodes MNARESRARRRATLASSLGLGEAVFSTTEERRVVKAVEDGLERVEAALLRDMAFADELADVTSRYLLEAGGKRVRPTLTLLTAQLGDGVDDRVVAAAEALEITHLASLYHDDVMDEAHMRRGVPSAQTVWGNSVAILTGDLLFARASKLIATLGEDAIRMQADTFERLCLGQLHETIGPQKGEDPIEHYIQVLADKTGSLIAAAARIGLLFSEAPSAFERPVEVFGEKVGVAFQLVDDVIDLSAEFEQTGKAAGTDLRSGVSTLPLLFLRREAETDADAAALLARIDAGRAHPQELGLDEAIAELREHSVTARTIAEAHRWAAEAIEALGPLPEGPVKKALTRFAESVVERSS